ACAACCCGGCGCTGATGCTCATGGTGATCCATCCCCAGATCTGGTTGATGTTCTTGACCACCACGCTGAAGAGAAGGCCGATTACCACCACCGCTACCGATGCCAACCGCCCGTGCACCATCAGTCTGCGCTGGCTGGCCTGGGGGTTGAGGAACGCCTGGTAGATGTCTTTCACCCAGTAGGCGGCACCGGCGTTGACCGTAGAGTCGAAAGTAGACATCGCCGCGGCCATGAGGCCGGCCACCATCAATCCGCGCACACCCGTGTGGGTAAGGTCACGAATGACCACCGGAATCACCGTCTCTGGGTCGGTTATGAGATGGTGGTTTGCGCTGTAGGAGATGCCCAGCACCGCGATGGCTGCAATAAAGACCCAGCGAAACGAAAGGAGGAATATCCAGAACAGGCTCAACAATCCTGCCTCGCGGTCGCTGCGCGCTGCGAAGTAGCGCTGCACGATGAAGCCGCTGCCGCCACCGCACCCTTCGATGGTCACCTTGATGAGGTAGAAGAGAATGCTGATGCCAAACAGATTGTAGATGGAATAAGCTGAGTCCGCGGGGAAATCCACTTTCCAGCGGGGCAGCGCACTGGTCCAGGTGGCACGACTTGCCTCGATGGCCTGAAAGCCGCCATCCTTGAGTGGCACAGAAATGGAGAAGACCTCCGGCAACGACACGTGGAAGGAAAGGATTGCCGTGTAGGCGATGACCGCGAAGATCAGAATGCTCTGGAACAGGTCTGTCCAGACCACGCCGTAGAGCCCGCTGGCTACGGTGTAGACCATCGCCAGCACAATCATGAGCGCGGCAGCCCAAAACTCGGAGGACATGCCCAGAAACGGGGGAATGCCCAAAAAGGTACCGATGAATTTGCCCGACCCCACCGCAAAGTAGGTGAGCATGGCGATCGTCATGACAATGGTCGAAATAGCGGCCACTAGGCGAGCCACGTCGCCCTGGCGGCCCTCGCCGAAGCGGAAGCGCATCCACTCGGCCATGGTCATCACCTGCGCCCGTCTCTGCCATTTGCCGGTGAAAATCATCAGAAAGGCCATGAGCAGGGTGACCCCGCCGCGAATCTCGATGAAAAGGCCGCTCACGCCCAGAGCAAAGATCCAGGCGGTGTTGATCATGGTGCCGCTCACATCCAGACACGAGGCCATGCCTGAGGACCCCAAGAGCCACCACGGCAACCGCCTGTTCCCCAGAAAGTATGAGTCGAT
This region of Calditrichota bacterium genomic DNA includes:
- a CDS encoding sodium:solute symporter; translation: MALIDYAVVGLYLIAMVIVGLMLQRRASAGIDSYFLGNRRLPWWLLGSSGMASCLDVSGTMINTAWIFALGVSGLFIEIRGGVTLLMAFLMIFTGKWQRRAQVMTMAEWMRFRFGEGRQGDVARLVAAISTIVMTIAMLTYFAVGSGKFIGTFLGIPPFLGMSSEFWAAALMIVLAMVYTVASGLYGVVWTDLFQSILIFAVIAYTAILSFHVSLPEVFSISVPLKDGGFQAIEASRATWTSALPRWKVDFPADSAYSIYNLFGISILFYLIKVTIEGCGGGSGFIVQRYFAARSDREAGLLSLFWIFLLSFRWVFIAAIAVLGISYSANHHLITDPETVIPVVIRDLTHTGVRGLMVAGLMAAAMSTFDSTVNAGAAYWVKDIYQAFLNPQASQRRLMVHGRLASVAVVVIGLLFSVVVKNINQIWGWITMSISAGLFIPVLLRWYWWRMNGYGFAIGTVAGMVAAVLQQLLLPDVPEYVAFSLASGSSLVGTILGTIATKPTDREVLRNFYRTTRPFGFWGPVREALSPQVQEKLREEHRRDIVATFMAVPWQLVLFLLWMMVIMHRWDQFKYGLPLLVALSIGLYFTWFRHLGKDVPAEARGDATVS